One Synechococcus sp. MU1617 genomic region harbors:
- the cysK gene encoding cysteine synthase A, whose protein sequence is MSRIYDDNSQAIGNTPLVKLNNVTKNCKATVLAKVEGRNPAYSVKCRIGANMIWDAEKSGKLTKGKVIVEPTSGNTGIALAFTAAARGYKLILTMPESMSIERRRVMAVLGAELILTEAAKGMPGAIAKAKEIAESDPAKYFMPGQFDNPANPEIHFKTTGPEIWNDCDGAIDVLVAGVGTGGTITGVSRYIKNEAGKAIEAVAVEPTNSPVITQTMNGEAVKPGPHKIQGIGAGFIPKNLDLSVVDKVEQVTNEESVAMALRLAQEEGLLVGISCGAAAAAAIRLAEKDEYAGKTIVVVLPDLAERYLSSVMFAEVPTGIIEQPVTA, encoded by the coding sequence ATGTCCCGCATTTACGACGACAACAGTCAGGCCATCGGCAACACCCCGCTGGTCAAGCTGAACAACGTCACCAAAAACTGCAAGGCCACCGTGCTGGCCAAGGTTGAGGGGCGCAACCCCGCGTACAGCGTCAAGTGCCGGATCGGCGCCAACATGATCTGGGACGCTGAAAAAAGCGGAAAGCTCACCAAGGGCAAGGTGATTGTTGAGCCCACCTCCGGCAACACCGGCATCGCTCTGGCATTCACCGCCGCTGCCCGGGGTTACAAGCTGATCCTGACGATGCCCGAGTCGATGTCGATCGAGCGGCGTCGGGTGATGGCCGTGCTCGGGGCTGAACTGATCCTCACCGAAGCCGCCAAGGGCATGCCCGGTGCGATTGCCAAGGCCAAGGAAATCGCGGAAAGCGATCCGGCCAAATACTTCATGCCCGGTCAGTTCGACAATCCCGCCAACCCCGAGATCCACTTCAAGACCACCGGTCCTGAAATCTGGAACGACTGCGATGGCGCCATTGATGTGCTGGTGGCCGGCGTCGGCACCGGTGGCACCATCACCGGCGTCTCCCGCTACATCAAAAATGAAGCGGGCAAGGCGATCGAAGCCGTGGCCGTTGAACCGACCAACAGCCCGGTGATCACCCAGACCATGAACGGTGAGGCCGTCAAGCCCGGTCCCCACAAGATTCAGGGCATCGGTGCCGGCTTCATCCCCAAAAACCTCGACCTCTCCGTGGTCGACAAGGTGGAGCAGGTGACCAACGAGGAGTCCGTCGCCATGGCTCTGCGCCTGGCCCAGGAGGAAGGCCTGTTGGTGGGCATCTCTTGCGGTGCCGCTGCCGCTGCCGCCATTCGTCTGGCGGAGAAAGATGAGTACGCCGGTAAAACCATCGTGGTGGTGCTGCCCGACCTGGCTGAGCGTTATCTCTCCTCAGTGATGTTCGCCGAGGTGCCGACCGGCATCATCGAGCAACCCGTCACAGCCTGA